The Candidatus Methylomirabilis lanthanidiphila genome includes a window with the following:
- a CDS encoding IclR family transcriptional regulator, translating into MVMRTGKALPCRRVCEGYMDHRKKEKVDYIVQSVDRALDILESFDYQTGELGVTELAEKLHVPKNNIFRLLATLEVRGYIEQDKKTANYRLGMKPFEVANVFLHHLGFRRQARPIIEELVNQCNETAYLAVLDGSEVIYVLVEDSSLMVRVASFPGRRLPVHCTAAGKAQLAYESADRLDSILQQQPMRALTDHTVTDPQAFRDHLREVARAGFAVDNEEYELGVRCIAAPVRDYSRKVVASIGLSGPITRFSLERIEHELAPLVKAAAIKLSERLGYETATASADQ; encoded by the coding sequence ATGGTAATGCGTACCGGGAAGGCGTTGCCTTGCCGAAGGGTGTGCGAGGGGTATATGGATCATCGAAAGAAAGAGAAAGTGGACTACATCGTCCAGTCCGTTGATCGAGCGCTCGACATCCTGGAGTCGTTCGATTATCAGACCGGTGAGTTGGGCGTGACAGAACTTGCCGAGAAGCTTCACGTGCCCAAAAACAATATCTTTCGACTGCTGGCCACCCTCGAGGTTCGGGGCTATATCGAGCAGGACAAAAAGACCGCCAACTATCGCCTTGGGATGAAGCCGTTCGAGGTGGCCAACGTCTTCCTCCATCATCTCGGCTTTCGGCGTCAGGCCAGGCCGATCATCGAGGAGTTGGTCAACCAGTGCAATGAAACCGCCTATCTAGCCGTACTGGATGGATCAGAGGTCATCTATGTCCTGGTTGAGGACTCCAGCCTGATGGTTCGGGTTGCATCGTTTCCCGGACGGCGTCTTCCGGTGCATTGCACCGCCGCGGGAAAGGCGCAACTGGCCTATGAGTCCGCCGATCGGTTGGACAGCATCCTTCAACAGCAGCCGATGCGCGCGTTGACCGATCATACGGTTACTGATCCCCAGGCATTCCGGGACCATCTTCGTGAGGTTGCCAGGGCCGGATTCGCCGTTGACAATGAAGAGTACGAGCTCGGTGTGCGGTGTATTGCCGCCCCAGTGAGAGACTACTCTCGAAAGGTGGTGGCCAGCATCGGGCTGTCCGGTCCCATCACCCGATTCTCCCTTGAGCGGATCGAACACGAACTCGCGCCACTTGTGAAAGCGGCGGCGATCAAGCTCTCCGAACGACTTGGCTACGAGACGGCAACAGCTTCAGCCGACCAGTAA
- a CDS encoding formate transporter — MDKELQFSDAYPPREIARKVEGLGVAKARTDPVTLLALAVLAGAFISLGALFFIVVVTKSALGFGLTRLFGGLSFSLGLILVVVAGAELFTGNNLLAMAWASRLIGTREVMRNWFLAYLGNVGGSLATVLLVVWANVAGLGGGAVGETVVAIARAKADLSVTEAFARAILCNALVCLAVWLAMGGRSVTDKILAILFPITAFVAMGFEHSIANWFFLPFGLALDGEGGVSVVGVTRNIVAVTAGNVVGGTLLVAGVYWVAYLRGERLPNDGSS; from the coding sequence ATGGACAAAGAGCTGCAGTTTAGTGATGCCTATCCGCCGCGCGAGATTGCGCGGAAGGTCGAGGGCCTCGGTGTGGCGAAGGCGCGCACCGACCCGGTCACGCTGCTCGCGCTGGCCGTGCTGGCCGGCGCCTTCATCTCGCTGGGGGCGCTCTTTTTCATTGTCGTCGTGACCAAATCCGCCCTTGGCTTCGGTCTGACGCGGTTGTTCGGCGGCTTGAGCTTCAGCCTTGGCCTAATCCTCGTTGTTGTCGCGGGCGCCGAACTCTTTACCGGAAACAACCTGCTCGCCATGGCCTGGGCCAGCAGGCTGATAGGTACCCGGGAAGTGATGCGCAACTGGTTCCTGGCCTACCTGGGCAATGTGGGCGGCAGCCTGGCTACCGTACTGCTCGTCGTGTGGGCTAATGTGGCCGGTCTGGGCGGGGGCGCTGTCGGCGAGACGGTCGTCGCTATCGCTCGCGCGAAGGCCGATCTTTCAGTCACCGAGGCCTTTGCGCGCGCCATTCTGTGCAACGCGCTGGTCTGTCTGGCGGTGTGGCTCGCAATGGGCGGACGCAGCGTGACGGATAAGATTCTGGCCATTCTCTTTCCCATTACTGCATTCGTGGCCATGGGCTTCGAGCACTCGATCGCCAACTGGTTCTTCCTACCCTTCGGGCTCGCGCTGGATGGGGAAGGCGGGGTGTCGGTCGTCGGGGTCACGAGAAATATCGTCGCCGTGACCGCCGGCAACGTCGTCGGTGGCACCCTGCTGGTCGCCGGCGTGTACTGGGTGGCCTACCTGCGAGGCGAGCGTCTGCCGAACGATGGGTCCTCCTGA
- a CDS encoding cell division protein FtsA, protein MTRRGEIVTGLDIGTTKICVIVAEVTDNGVEIIGCGISPSQGLKKGVVVNIDVTVESVRRAIEAAEAMAGVALDSAFVGIAGSHIKGINSRGVIAVSGKNQEVTQADVDRVLDAAKAITLPADRRVIHIIPQEFIIDDQGGVKEPVGMSGCRLEAEIHIVTGAVASAENIVKCANRAGLEVRDIVLQPLASSEATLTADEKDLGVILIDIGGGTSDIAVFIDGSIRHTAVLPLGGDHLTHDIAIGLRTPPPCAEEIKRQYGCALASLAGAEEVVEVPSVGGRKPRLLSRQMLCEIVQPRMEEIFTHAGLEVRRAGLLQQIAAGIVVTGGSSAMVGVPELAEQLFDLPVRLGIPSGVGGLKEVVSSPMHATGVGLVLYGASHLDQHRFSRPSERSLVDKIINRMRQWFSDFL, encoded by the coding sequence ATGACCCGTAGGGGCGAGATCGTAACGGGGCTCGATATCGGCACAACCAAGATCTGCGTCATCGTCGCTGAAGTGACGGACAATGGGGTCGAAATTATCGGATGCGGGATTAGTCCATCGCAGGGTCTCAAGAAGGGCGTCGTCGTCAATATCGATGTGACCGTTGAGTCGGTCAGACGGGCAATCGAGGCGGCGGAGGCCATGGCGGGAGTGGCCCTGGATTCCGCATTTGTGGGGATCGCCGGAAGCCACATTAAGGGAATTAACAGCCGGGGGGTCATTGCAGTCTCCGGCAAGAACCAGGAGGTCACGCAGGCCGATGTCGATCGGGTTCTCGATGCGGCCAAGGCCATTACGCTGCCTGCCGACCGCCGGGTGATTCACATCATTCCTCAGGAGTTTATCATCGACGACCAGGGAGGGGTTAAAGAACCGGTTGGGATGAGCGGTTGCCGACTCGAGGCCGAGATCCATATTGTCACGGGCGCTGTCGCCTCGGCAGAAAACATCGTCAAGTGCGCGAACAGGGCCGGGCTGGAGGTGCGGGATATCGTGCTGCAGCCGCTGGCCTCCAGCGAAGCGACGTTGACTGCCGATGAAAAAGATCTGGGGGTCATTCTGATCGACATCGGCGGAGGAACCTCGGATATCGCCGTGTTCATAGACGGGAGCATTCGCCACACGGCGGTGCTGCCGCTGGGCGGCGACCATCTGACCCACGATATCGCCATCGGACTCAGGACGCCTCCGCCGTGCGCCGAGGAGATCAAGCGGCAGTATGGTTGCGCGCTGGCCTCGCTTGCCGGGGCTGAGGAGGTCGTGGAGGTTCCAAGCGTCGGCGGCCGTAAGCCCCGCCTGTTGTCGCGGCAGATGTTGTGCGAGATCGTGCAGCCGAGGATGGAGGAGATCTTCACGCACGCCGGCTTGGAGGTGCGGCGGGCCGGGCTGCTGCAGCAGATTGCCGCCGGGATTGTGGTGACCGGGGGTTCTTCGGCGATGGTGGGTGTGCCGGAGCTGGCTGAGCAGCTCTTCGACCTGCCGGTACGGCTGGGGATCCCGTCCGGCGTCGGCGGCCTGAAGGAGGTAGTCAGCTCGCCGATGCACGCGACCGGCGTGGGCTTGGTGCTGTACGGCGCGTCACATCTGGATCAGCATCGGTTCAGCAGGCCGTCGGAGCGAAGCCTGGTAGACAAGATTATCAATCGAATGCGGCAGTGGTTTAGCGATTTCCTCTAA
- a CDS encoding hypothetical protein (Alanine racemase, N-terminal domain) — protein MAEAAHRVGRDPDEVELIAVTKTVQVPAIREAIDAGVTLLGENRVQEASDKIALLSMFPITWHLIGHLQTNKSRPATELFDLIHSLDSLKLAAALDRHGVSLGKQIRVLVEVNLGGESSKAGVLEHDLLPLLHACQGFTHLAIEGLMAIPPFRRNPEDVRPSFRKLRLLRDEAAKTCPDYPLRHLSMGMSHDYEIAIEEGATLVRVGTAIFEAKSVV, from the coding sequence ATGGCCGAGGCGGCCCACCGCGTCGGTCGGGACCCGGATGAGGTAGAGCTAATTGCCGTCACCAAGACCGTCCAGGTTCCCGCCATCCGAGAGGCGATCGACGCCGGTGTGACGCTGCTGGGCGAGAATCGGGTCCAGGAGGCGTCAGATAAGATTGCCCTCCTGAGCATGTTTCCGATCACATGGCATTTGATCGGTCACCTACAGACCAACAAGAGTCGGCCTGCCACTGAGCTGTTTGACCTGATTCATTCACTCGACTCTCTGAAGCTGGCTGCCGCCCTGGACCGTCATGGGGTGTCGTTGGGGAAGCAGATCAGGGTTCTTGTAGAGGTCAACCTTGGAGGCGAATCGAGTAAGGCCGGTGTTCTTGAGCACGACCTTCTGCCGTTGCTGCACGCCTGTCAAGGGTTCACCCATCTGGCTATCGAAGGCCTGATGGCCATCCCACCATTTCGCAGGAATCCCGAGGACGTCCGACCGTCCTTTCGCAAACTCCGGCTGCTCCGAGACGAGGCGGCCAAGACCTGTCCAGACTATCCGCTCCGCCACCTTTCCATGGGGATGAGCCACGATTACGAGATCGCCATCGAAGAAGGGGCCACACTGGTTCGGGTCGGCACGGCGATCTTTGAAGCCAAGTCTGTAGTTTAG
- the ftsQ gene encoding Cell division protein FtsQ: MTRRGSRLGLLLRRGGRAAIFSVLVVGLGWLIWQQIPRSMSMGYFQISDVIVEGNQRVSSAVIIESLGLASDASILRIDLRVLAAQVGRNPWIKTVRVSRHLPATLQVYVSERAAHAVVVADRAYLVSEDGLILQEASSVEMTDLPLLRLSVDHPLETGERIDPARVEQGARLWQRFHQGALGADVQALEIQLKGDGSYHILLGQGLPSLYFGEEDDIQRQLDRLARVLEMRRASLRELEYADLRFADKVIVKPRSKEGA; this comes from the coding sequence GTGACTCGCAGAGGCTCGCGGCTTGGTTTGCTCTTGAGGCGGGGCGGGCGAGCGGCCATCTTTTCCGTGCTAGTCGTCGGTCTGGGATGGCTGATCTGGCAGCAGATTCCGCGCTCTATGTCGATGGGCTATTTTCAGATCAGCGATGTCATCGTTGAAGGCAACCAGCGAGTATCCAGTGCGGTGATCATCGAGAGCTTGGGCTTGGCGTCTGATGCGAGCATTCTCCGAATCGATTTGCGGGTGCTTGCGGCACAGGTCGGACGCAATCCCTGGATCAAAACGGTGAGGGTGAGCAGACACCTTCCGGCAACCCTGCAGGTATATGTGTCGGAGCGCGCAGCACATGCGGTTGTGGTGGCCGATCGTGCCTACCTGGTTAGCGAGGATGGGCTGATTCTGCAAGAGGCATCATCGGTGGAGATGACCGATCTTCCGCTCCTGAGGCTCTCCGTTGACCATCCGCTGGAAACGGGAGAGCGGATCGATCCTGCTCGCGTCGAACAGGGGGCGCGCCTGTGGCAGCGGTTCCATCAGGGCGCCTTGGGAGCGGATGTGCAGGCGCTGGAGATTCAACTGAAAGGCGACGGAAGCTACCATATCTTACTCGGTCAGGGATTGCCGTCCCTCTATTTCGGGGAGGAGGATGACATACAGCGGCAGTTGGATCGGTTGGCGCGGGTGCTTGAGATGCGCAGGGCCTCCCTGCGTGAGTTGGAATATGCCGATTTGCGGTTCGCCGATAAGGTGATCGTGAAGCCGCGTTCGAAGGAGGGCGCATGA
- a CDS encoding cell division protein FtsZ, producing the protein MPFALEIDAEHAAKIKVIGVGGGGSNAVNRMSSSDVTGVEFFVVNTDTQALKMSPVNTRLQIGANVTRGLGAGANPEIGRQAALEDSDKILSLLEGADMVFITAGLGGGTGTGAAPVIANLAKELGILTVGVVTKPFAFEGKVRETHAARGLAALCESVDTLITIPNQRLLQVVERQTTLTDAFKVADDVLRQAVQGIADLIVVPGLINLDFADVKTIMSERGIAMMGIGVASGESAASEAAAQAINSPLLENVSIDGAKGVLINITGGPALSLYEVNEASSTICKSAHQDANIIFGAVIDESLKDSVCVTVIATGFETAASVREGESSKNMVEMKAYAAKAAERGGFLRKRGTIGRETVDEQFNARDLELRPQDLDGDEMDIPTFLRRQAD; encoded by the coding sequence ATGCCATTTGCGCTGGAGATCGATGCTGAGCACGCGGCCAAGATCAAGGTCATCGGAGTGGGGGGCGGAGGGTCCAATGCGGTGAATCGAATGTCGTCATCGGATGTCACCGGGGTTGAGTTTTTTGTGGTGAATACCGATACCCAAGCGCTCAAAATGTCGCCGGTAAACACCAGGCTTCAGATTGGCGCGAACGTCACAAGGGGGCTGGGGGCGGGGGCGAATCCGGAGATCGGGCGGCAGGCGGCGCTTGAGGACAGCGACAAGATCCTGAGCCTCCTGGAAGGCGCGGATATGGTGTTCATCACCGCGGGGCTGGGAGGAGGGACAGGAACCGGTGCTGCGCCCGTCATCGCGAACCTTGCCAAGGAGTTGGGTATCCTGACGGTCGGAGTGGTGACCAAGCCGTTTGCGTTTGAGGGCAAGGTCCGAGAGACTCACGCCGCCCGTGGGCTAGCTGCGCTATGCGAGAGCGTCGATACCTTGATCACCATCCCAAACCAGCGGCTGCTGCAGGTGGTGGAGCGACAGACCACGCTGACCGACGCCTTCAAGGTTGCCGACGACGTGCTGCGCCAGGCGGTGCAGGGGATTGCGGACCTCATCGTGGTGCCGGGTCTGATCAACCTGGACTTTGCCGATGTGAAGACCATTATGTCGGAGCGCGGAATTGCCATGATGGGGATCGGCGTGGCATCGGGGGAGAGTGCGGCCTCCGAAGCGGCCGCACAGGCAATCAACAGCCCGCTCCTGGAAAACGTCTCCATCGACGGTGCCAAGGGCGTCCTCATTAACATCACCGGCGGTCCGGCGCTCTCGCTGTACGAAGTGAATGAGGCCAGCTCCACCATCTGTAAGTCGGCCCATCAAGATGCCAATATCATTTTCGGAGCGGTCATCGACGAATCGTTGAAAGATAGTGTCTGCGTGACGGTGATTGCCACCGGGTTCGAGACTGCCGCCTCGGTGAGAGAGGGAGAGTCCTCAAAAAATATGGTCGAAATGAAGGCGTATGCAGCCAAGGCTGCGGAGCGCGGGGGTTTTCTCAGGAAGCGCGGGACGATCGGGCGTGAGACCGTCGATGAGCAATTCAATGCGCGCGATCTGGAGCTTAGACCCCAGGACCTTGATGGGGACGAGATGGATATCCCGACCTTTTTGCGGCGCCAGGCCGATTAG
- a CDS encoding UDP-N-acetylenolpyruvoylglucosamine reductase (MurB-like), which translates to MLETQSLQERLQGLIKGTILTDEPLASHTYFRIGGPADVMAFPADLEDLKRLLKMARDEAIPVLIFGGGSNMLVPDWGVKGLVINLSRTFLELEAVDERIRCGAGVRTSRLLALSAMRGLTGLEGLTGIPGTVGGAIKGNAGTPLIAIIDHLDWIRIVDGGGGERILSRDALGAGYRRTALPAGSVIVEGCFTLRRATVTEIRGTISKLLVRRNLTQPVAVRSAGCIFKNPPGDVAGRLVERVGLKGLQRGGAQISEKHGNFIVNLGGATAADVLWLIERARTEVMVKTGVALELEIQVVGSPIAG; encoded by the coding sequence ATGTTAGAAACGCAGAGTCTACAGGAAAGGCTCCAAGGGCTCATCAAAGGAACGATCCTCACCGATGAGCCGCTGGCGTCGCACACCTACTTCCGGATCGGCGGCCCAGCCGACGTGATGGCCTTCCCGGCTGATCTTGAAGACCTGAAGCGCTTACTCAAGATGGCGCGGGATGAGGCGATTCCCGTTCTGATCTTCGGCGGCGGCAGTAACATGCTGGTGCCGGATTGGGGGGTCAAGGGGCTGGTCATCAATCTCTCCCGAACATTCCTTGAGCTTGAGGCCGTCGACGAACGAATTAGATGTGGGGCCGGCGTACGGACGAGTCGTCTGCTGGCTCTCTCTGCAATGAGGGGTCTGACAGGGCTTGAAGGGCTGACGGGTATACCGGGAACTGTTGGGGGGGCGATCAAGGGCAACGCCGGGACGCCGCTAATCGCTATCATCGACCATCTGGACTGGATTCGTATTGTCGACGGTGGGGGTGGGGAGCGGATTCTGTCGAGGGATGCGCTTGGCGCCGGCTATCGACGTACCGCGCTCCCAGCGGGTTCGGTGATTGTTGAAGGCTGTTTCACGCTTCGGCGCGCAACGGTGACAGAGATCAGGGGGACGATCTCAAAGTTGCTGGTGAGACGAAATCTGACGCAGCCTGTAGCGGTCAGGTCGGCGGGGTGCATCTTCAAGAATCCTCCTGGAGACGTCGCGGGGCGTTTGGTGGAGCGCGTGGGACTTAAAGGGTTGCAGCGAGGCGGCGCGCAGATCTCAGAAAAGCACGGGAACTTCATCGTGAACCTGGGCGGGGCAACGGCCGCAGACGTGCTCTGGCTGATTGAGCGAGCCAGAACCGAGGTCATGGTGAAGACGGGAGTGGCGCTTGAACTGGAGATTCAGGTCGTCGGATCGCCCATCGCGGGTTGA
- the murC_1 gene encoding UDP-N-acetylmuramate--alanine ligase, with protein MFKKIRHIHFVGIGGVGMSGIAEVLHNLGYQVSGSDLKVSEHALRLRSLGITVHIGHDAAHVEDADVVVRSSAVSSENPEIVAAKTQAIPVIQRAEMLAELMRMKYGVAVAGTHGKTTTTSMVATVLARAGFDPTVVIGGRLDALGSNAKLGRGEFMVAEADESDGSFLKLAPTIAVVTTIDAEHLDYYRDLEQIKETFLEFINKVPFYGSAVLCLDQEQIVDLLPRVQKRVVSYGCRAQADLTAEGISLTGLSSSFKVRFRGDPLGEVQLRVPGVHNVSNALAAIAVGLELDIDFPAIQAALGEFSGVVRRFQVKGSPQDIMVVDDYAHHPAEIQATLKAARDGLGRRLIAVFQPHRYSRTQRLLPEFASAFDLADQVIITGIYPAGEAPIDGVSGRQIADGIIGRNGPNVLYVERKEEIPDRVVELARPGDLVITMGAGDIWKAGEEIVRRLNEAAVSNQPSGISEKLIAES; from the coding sequence ATGTTTAAGAAGATTCGGCATATCCACTTTGTTGGGATCGGGGGGGTCGGGATGAGCGGGATTGCCGAGGTCCTCCACAACCTTGGCTATCAGGTCAGCGGTTCCGATCTGAAGGTGTCAGAGCATGCCCTCAGACTTCGGTCATTGGGGATTACCGTACACATCGGTCATGATGCCGCCCACGTAGAGGATGCCGACGTGGTGGTCCGATCCTCGGCGGTCTCTTCGGAGAATCCCGAGATTGTTGCGGCGAAGACGCAGGCCATTCCGGTCATTCAGCGGGCGGAGATGCTGGCCGAACTGATGCGGATGAAGTATGGCGTGGCCGTTGCCGGCACCCATGGAAAGACTACGACGACCTCGATGGTGGCGACGGTCCTGGCCAGGGCCGGCTTTGATCCTACCGTGGTCATTGGAGGCAGGCTGGATGCGCTTGGCAGTAATGCAAAGCTCGGACGTGGCGAGTTTATGGTCGCGGAGGCCGACGAGAGCGACGGTTCGTTCCTCAAGCTGGCGCCGACCATCGCCGTGGTGACCACTATCGATGCCGAGCATCTCGATTACTACCGCGATCTCGAGCAGATTAAGGAGACGTTCCTGGAGTTTATCAACAAGGTCCCCTTTTATGGCTCTGCTGTGCTGTGTCTTGATCAGGAACAGATCGTGGACCTGTTGCCCAGGGTGCAGAAACGTGTTGTCTCGTATGGTTGTCGTGCGCAGGCCGACTTGACGGCAGAGGGGATCTCGCTGACCGGGCTTAGCTCCTCCTTCAAGGTGAGGTTCAGGGGGGATCCGCTGGGGGAGGTGCAGCTTAGGGTTCCCGGCGTGCACAATGTGTCCAATGCGTTGGCGGCCATAGCGGTTGGTCTCGAACTGGATATTGACTTTCCTGCAATCCAGGCCGCTCTCGGAGAGTTCTCCGGTGTTGTTCGACGTTTCCAGGTGAAGGGGAGCCCCCAGGATATCATGGTAGTGGATGACTACGCCCATCACCCGGCGGAAATTCAGGCGACGCTCAAGGCGGCCAGGGATGGACTCGGGCGGCGACTGATTGCGGTATTTCAGCCGCATCGGTACAGCAGGACGCAGCGGCTGCTTCCAGAATTTGCGTCGGCCTTCGATCTCGCCGACCAGGTGATCATCACCGGGATCTACCCGGCAGGAGAGGCGCCGATTGACGGGGTGTCCGGTCGGCAGATCGCGGACGGGATTATCGGTCGGAACGGACCGAATGTACTGTACGTGGAACGCAAGGAGGAGATTCCGGACCGTGTCGTCGAGTTGGCTCGTCCTGGAGATCTGGTGATCACTATGGGTGCGGGTGACATCTGGAAGGCCGGCGAGGAGATCGTCCGACGGCTGAACGAGGCAGCAGTCAGCAATCAGCCGTCAGGCATCAGCGAAAAGCTGATCGCTGAAAGCTGA